The following coding sequences are from one Leptolyngbya sp. NIES-3755 window:
- a CDS encoding tRNA-hydroxylase (similar to AA sequence:cyanobase_aa:LBDG_43790) codes for MVSSFPTIRFLQQPTSEAWVDQALANLDTILLDHSHCERKAAGVALNLMFRYPSSAKLVRMLTAIAQEELEHFEQVNQILERRSIPLAPLAPPPYGASLNKQIRVREPDRMLDSLLVSGLIEARSHERLGLLAEHCDDRELAKFYRALMASEARHYGVYWTLADTYFERSQMNQRLEELGAIESEILSTLYPQPRIHS; via the coding sequence GTGGTTTCTTCTTTTCCGACGATTCGCTTTCTCCAACAGCCCACTTCTGAAGCTTGGGTCGATCAGGCATTGGCAAACCTAGATACCATTCTGCTTGATCATTCTCACTGTGAGCGTAAAGCCGCAGGAGTCGCACTGAATCTAATGTTTCGTTATCCTTCGAGTGCGAAATTGGTGCGAATGTTAACAGCGATCGCGCAAGAAGAGTTAGAACACTTTGAGCAAGTAAACCAGATTTTAGAGCGGCGGTCTATCCCTCTCGCGCCACTTGCTCCCCCGCCGTATGGGGCAAGCCTGAATAAACAGATCCGCGTCCGAGAACCCGATCGTATGTTAGATTCGCTGCTAGTTTCAGGACTCATCGAGGCTCGAAGTCATGAGCGTTTAGGACTATTGGCAGAGCATTGTGACGATCGAGAATTGGCAAAATTTTATCGAGCATTGATGGCATCCGAAGCGCGACACTATGGCGTGTATTGGACATTGGCAGACACTTACTTTGAGCGATCGCAGATGAATCAACGCTTGGAAGAATTAGGCGCGATCGAGAGCGAGATCCTTTCTACGCTTTATCCTCAACCGAGAATTCATAGCTAA
- a CDS encoding acetyltransferase, GNAT family (similar to AA sequence:cyanobase_aa:LBDG_43780) produces the protein MQYQDFLIRSWQPLDRQTAFNLIGSVLAEYGLKQEPKGADRDVLEVEEFYQKKNGEFWVIERDRKLVGTGAYYPISRGENAVEIRKMYLLPEARGVGLGKFLLKELENAIAKKGFNQIWIETASVLKEAVQLYERYGYQPSTGVETLRCDKVYVKYLV, from the coding sequence ATGCAATATCAAGATTTCCTGATCCGTAGTTGGCAGCCGCTCGATCGACAAACTGCTTTTAATTTGATTGGGTCGGTATTGGCAGAATATGGATTGAAACAAGAACCGAAAGGAGCCGATCGAGATGTTCTGGAAGTGGAAGAGTTTTATCAGAAGAAAAATGGCGAATTTTGGGTGATTGAGCGCGATCGCAAATTAGTCGGAACAGGTGCTTATTATCCGATTTCACGCGGTGAGAATGCTGTTGAAATTCGCAAGATGTATTTATTACCCGAAGCGCGAGGAGTTGGACTTGGAAAGTTTTTACTCAAAGAATTGGAAAACGCGATCGCGAAAAAAGGCTTTAATCAAATCTGGATCGAGACTGCCAGCGTTCTTAAAGAAGCCGTACAACTGTATGAACGTTACGGATATCAGCCGAGTACTGGAGTTGAAACATTGAGATGCGACAAAGTTTATGTAAAATACTTGGTCTAA
- a CDS encoding hypothetical protein (Integral membrane protein DUF6;~similar to AA sequence:cyanobase_aa:LBDG_43800), producing MIWLAFAILTAFFESLKDVSSKHSLKNLDVYIVAWVANIFAVIFLVPLLLLSGVPKIEPQFWIALFIGGSLNVVSFILYVRALQVADLSLTVPLVTLTPLFLLVTSPLIVHENPTGADAIGILLIVIGSYVLNLRERKNGYFAPLRALVRNQGSRFMLMVAFIWSITSNFDKIGVVHSSPLFWSTALYSYLAVGMFPIAVFNSRRKFHQILPNLKPLMLIGFFHAIAITFQMIAVTYTLVTQVIAIKRMSALISVLFGHFLFHERGLRERLLGAAIMVFGVIVMTLF from the coding sequence ATGATTTGGTTAGCATTTGCAATTTTAACGGCTTTTTTCGAGTCTTTGAAGGACGTTTCCAGTAAGCACAGTCTCAAAAATCTCGATGTGTATATCGTGGCTTGGGTTGCAAATATTTTTGCTGTGATCTTTCTCGTTCCGTTACTCTTACTAAGTGGAGTTCCAAAGATAGAACCTCAGTTTTGGATAGCATTATTCATCGGAGGTAGCTTGAATGTTGTTTCATTCATTCTCTATGTTCGTGCTCTACAAGTTGCAGATCTGTCTTTAACAGTTCCGTTAGTGACTTTGACACCGCTCTTTCTTTTAGTCACTTCGCCACTGATTGTGCATGAGAATCCAACGGGTGCAGATGCGATCGGGATTCTTTTAATTGTTATTGGCTCTTATGTGCTGAACTTACGAGAACGCAAGAATGGTTACTTTGCACCGCTAAGAGCACTGGTTCGCAATCAAGGGAGTCGATTCATGTTAATGGTTGCTTTTATCTGGAGCATTACCTCGAACTTTGACAAAATTGGGGTTGTACATTCCTCGCCATTGTTTTGGTCTACTGCGTTGTATAGCTATCTCGCTGTCGGAATGTTCCCGATCGCAGTGTTCAATTCCCGCCGCAAGTTCCATCAAATTCTGCCGAACCTCAAACCATTGATGCTGATTGGGTTCTTTCATGCGATCGCAATTACCTTTCAAATGATTGCTGTCACTTACACCTTAGTCACTCAAGTGATTGCGATTAAGCGAATGAGTGCCTTGATCAGCGTTCTATTTGGACATTTCTTGTTTCACGAACGAGGATTACGAGAACGACTACTTGGAGCAGCCATCATGGTGTTTGGTGTAATTGTCATGACCTTGTTTTGA
- a CDS encoding two-component hybrid sensor and regulator (similar to AA sequence:cyanobase_aa:all0637), whose protein sequence is MNTILIVDDTPTNLDVISETLNDAGFKIAIATSGERALQQIDRRPPDLILLDVMMPGMDGFETCRRLKELPAHREIPVIFMTALSDTDSKVQALELGAVDYITKPFQEREVLARVKTHLQLSQLTQDLATQVTEKATELQASQLQLIQHEKMSALGQLVAGVAHEINNPLGCVSTNIFNAQRGLQELIEHLHLYQSHASSEEIEAHAEEIDLEFLLVDLPKILGAMQVGCDRIESLSTSLRTFSRSDSDRPVLFNLHEGLDSTLLILKHRLKTTQHRPEIQVIRNYGDIPQVSCYAGQLNQVFMNILANAIDAIEAREDVATDPNQIEIQTNLNGELIEIRIKDNGIGMSETVKQKVFEHLFTTKSVGKGTGLGMTIAHQIIVEKHQGSIKINSIPEKGTEFILTIPIALN, encoded by the coding sequence ATGAATACGATTTTGATTGTCGATGACACACCCACCAATTTAGATGTGATCTCAGAGACGCTGAATGATGCAGGATTCAAAATTGCGATCGCAACCAGCGGAGAACGAGCCTTGCAGCAAATCGATCGTCGTCCGCCGGATCTGATTTTGCTCGATGTGATGATGCCAGGAATGGATGGGTTTGAAACTTGCCGTCGGCTGAAAGAACTGCCTGCTCATCGAGAGATTCCCGTGATTTTTATGACTGCACTTTCAGATACCGACAGTAAAGTTCAAGCCTTGGAACTGGGTGCAGTTGATTACATCACGAAACCATTTCAGGAACGAGAAGTCCTAGCACGAGTCAAAACACACTTACAACTCAGTCAATTAACTCAAGATTTAGCGACTCAGGTGACAGAGAAAGCGACTGAACTTCAAGCATCTCAACTCCAACTGATTCAACATGAAAAGATGTCTGCTTTAGGGCAATTAGTGGCGGGTGTGGCTCATGAAATTAACAATCCGCTGGGTTGCGTCAGCACGAATATTTTCAATGCTCAGCGCGGACTTCAAGAGTTAATCGAACATTTGCATTTGTATCAATCTCATGCTTCTTCTGAAGAAATTGAAGCTCATGCTGAAGAGATTGATTTAGAGTTTTTGCTGGTCGATTTGCCAAAAATATTAGGTGCAATGCAAGTCGGGTGCGATCGTATTGAGAGCCTGAGTACAAGTTTGCGAACGTTCTCGCGCTCAGATAGCGATCGTCCAGTTTTGTTTAATCTCCACGAAGGTCTTGATAGTACGCTGCTCATTTTGAAACATCGTCTAAAAACGACTCAACACCGTCCAGAAATTCAGGTGATTCGCAACTATGGCGACATTCCGCAAGTGAGTTGTTACGCGGGACAGTTGAATCAGGTATTCATGAATATTTTGGCAAATGCGATCGATGCGATTGAAGCTCGTGAAGATGTGGCAACTGATCCGAATCAGATCGAGATTCAAACGAACTTGAATGGGGAGTTGATCGAGATCCGAATCAAAGATAATGGCATCGGCATGTCAGAGACCGTTAAACAAAAAGTATTTGAGCACTTATTTACAACAAAATCAGTAGGGAAAGGAACGGGATTAGGAATGACGATTGCTCATCAAATTATTGTTGAAAAACATCAAGGTTCGATCAAAATAAACTCCATTCCCGAAAAAGGAACAGAGTTTATCCTGACCATTCCAATTGCCTTAAACTAG
- a CDS encoding methionine aminopeptidase, type I (similar to AA sequence:cyanobase_aa:LBDG_43230), with protein sequence MNILTNLLPTPKKRRGVEIKSDREIEIMRQASRIVATVLKEISELVEPGMTTWDLDVHAEKRIREMGATPSFKGYHGFPASICSSINHEVVHGIPNKKKAIRAGDVLKVDTGAFYEGFHGDSCITIAVGEVSPDAAKLIHVAEQALYKGIEQVRAGAFLLELAGAIQDYVESNGCKVVEDFTGHGVGRNLHEEPSVFNFRTYQMPNVKLKAGMTLAIEPIVNAGSKNTRILPDRWTAVTVDRSLSAQFEHTVLVTETGYEILTDRTLV encoded by the coding sequence ATGAACATTTTGACCAATCTTCTACCGACTCCTAAAAAGCGCCGTGGCGTTGAAATTAAATCCGATCGAGAAATCGAGATCATGCGGCAGGCTTCTCGCATCGTGGCAACGGTCTTAAAAGAGATCTCTGAACTCGTTGAACCCGGAATGACGACTTGGGATCTCGATGTTCATGCAGAAAAGCGGATTCGCGAAATGGGCGCAACACCGAGCTTTAAGGGCTATCACGGGTTTCCCGCTTCGATTTGTTCGAGCATTAATCATGAAGTGGTTCACGGGATTCCGAATAAGAAAAAGGCGATTCGGGCGGGGGATGTGCTCAAAGTTGATACGGGCGCATTTTATGAAGGATTTCATGGCGATTCCTGTATTACGATCGCCGTTGGTGAAGTTTCTCCAGATGCAGCAAAACTGATTCACGTTGCAGAGCAAGCCCTCTACAAAGGAATTGAGCAAGTTCGAGCAGGTGCGTTTCTGTTGGAATTGGCAGGCGCAATTCAAGATTATGTCGAGTCAAACGGCTGCAAAGTTGTTGAAGATTTTACGGGGCATGGTGTGGGACGGAATCTGCATGAAGAACCGTCTGTGTTTAACTTCAGAACGTATCAGATGCCGAATGTGAAGCTGAAAGCGGGAATGACTTTAGCGATCGAGCCAATTGTTAACGCTGGCTCAAAAAATACGCGAATTTTGCCCGATCGCTGGACGGCTGTAACGGTAGATCGATCGCTGTCTGCACAGTTTGAACATACGGTGTTAGTCACCGAAACTGGGTATGAAATCTTAACCGATCGCACCCTAGTTTAA
- a CDS encoding hypothetical protein (hypothetical protein MC7420_7840;~similar to AA sequence:cyanobase_aa:LBDG_43220), whose amino-acid sequence MQTSRESFRKFPQPLDRIAIGLMLVLIVLIGILLLSGDRSAPRVREFNWEGKQIGSDDRAFLLTFSRPMDHPSVEQNLKIQPDLKGRISWAGRRMAYTLDQPAPYGTEFTVTLTNARDRFSKEGANHGILRDFNQKFKSRDRVFAFIGAEGNEAGRLILYNLTQQDKKILTPENLAVMDFRTYPSNDKIVFSAVERTNPPQSLAEQKLYTVTTGIQINDPAQLGDPSTPIASASPTQPGQVTQILDSRDYQNLRFDLSGDGRSIVIQRLSRRDPNDAGAWLMRDGQPAKAIGNQQTGGDFLITPDGESIAVAQGQGLAILPLQPESEQPTNPLDFLPKFGTVLNFSPDGTSAIMVKFNTDYTRSMFLVSQGVQKEIARIPGSIISADFDPNGNILYCLLTNLVPGNTFQEQPFLAAIDLKAAREGKPMQQTLRPLVLLPNQREIQVDLSPDGKALIFDQTQADDRAKAEVSQALAGSKLWLLPLKGDLDNKTQPEELPFRGLHPRWLP is encoded by the coding sequence ATGCAAACGTCCCGTGAATCGTTCCGCAAGTTTCCGCAACCGCTCGATCGAATCGCGATCGGGTTAATGCTTGTTCTCATCGTGCTCATCGGAATATTACTGCTCAGCGGCGATCGCAGTGCTCCGAGAGTTCGAGAATTTAACTGGGAAGGAAAGCAAATTGGATCAGACGATCGCGCTTTTCTGCTTACGTTCAGTCGTCCAATGGATCACCCAAGCGTTGAGCAAAATTTGAAGATTCAGCCCGATTTGAAAGGAAGAATTAGCTGGGCAGGACGACGAATGGCGTATACGCTCGATCAGCCTGCACCGTATGGAACAGAATTTACGGTAACGCTGACCAATGCGCGAGATCGATTCAGCAAAGAAGGCGCGAATCATGGGATCTTGAGAGATTTCAATCAGAAATTTAAGAGCCGCGATCGCGTTTTTGCATTCATTGGAGCCGAAGGAAATGAAGCAGGGCGACTGATTCTCTACAACTTGACTCAGCAAGATAAAAAGATTCTCACACCAGAAAATCTTGCGGTGATGGATTTTAGAACTTATCCAAGCAATGACAAGATTGTATTTAGTGCGGTTGAGCGTACCAATCCACCGCAATCTTTAGCCGAACAGAAACTCTACACGGTTACAACGGGTATTCAAATCAACGATCCCGCTCAGCTTGGAGATCCATCAACTCCGATCGCTTCTGCTTCTCCGACTCAGCCCGGACAAGTTACGCAAATTTTAGATAGCCGCGACTATCAAAATCTCAGATTCGACTTATCCGGGGATGGTCGATCGATAGTGATTCAGCGATTGAGTCGGCGCGATCCGAATGATGCTGGCGCTTGGTTGATGCGAGATGGACAACCTGCAAAAGCGATCGGCAATCAACAAACCGGCGGCGACTTTTTGATCACACCCGATGGAGAATCGATCGCAGTCGCTCAAGGACAAGGACTGGCAATTCTGCCACTTCAGCCAGAGAGTGAGCAACCCACGAACCCGCTCGACTTTTTGCCCAAGTTTGGAACTGTTCTGAATTTTTCACCGGATGGAACCTCTGCAATCATGGTGAAATTCAACACCGATTACACTCGATCGATGTTTCTCGTTTCGCAAGGCGTTCAAAAAGAAATTGCTAGAATTCCAGGCTCAATTATTAGCGCTGATTTTGATCCAAATGGGAATATCTTGTATTGCTTGTTAACGAATTTAGTTCCAGGCAATACATTTCAAGAACAGCCCTTTCTTGCCGCGATCGATCTCAAAGCTGCACGGGAAGGCAAACCGATGCAACAAACCCTCAGACCGCTCGTTCTCCTGCCAAATCAGCGGGAAATTCAGGTCGATCTCTCACCCGATGGCAAAGCGCTAATTTTCGATCAAACTCAGGCAGACGATCGAGCGAAAGCAGAAGTGAGTCAGGCACTTGCAGGCAGTAAACTCTGGTTGCTTCCGCTCAAAGGCGACCTCGACAACAAAACTCAACCTGAAGAACTGCCTTTCCGGGGATTACACCCGCGATGGTTGCCGTAG